Part of the Rhea pennata isolate bPtePen1 chromosome 17, bPtePen1.pri, whole genome shotgun sequence genome is shown below.
TATTGTGATTAAAGCAatggaggtggaaaaaaagaggaaggaggaagaatacCATTTCTATACtctgagcagaaaaataaatcaactttCACAAAGAGTTCTGGTGCAGCCAAAGGCTATGCtagcattaaaaaatgatttttattaagctgaattctccttctctctcatATTGTATGATATGACAGCTCTCTTTTGATGGGAAAGCTTTCATTTGGACAGAGAAAGGGATAATTTGCTTCTTTTAAGGAGTTAATCCTCTGGTCCATTTCCGGGCTGGGAACAGCTATCCTCCCCCTTCCTTGAACTGGAGGCTCCAGCACAATGGAGATCATAACCACCTCAAATCTACACCCGAGATGGAGAAATCAGATTTCCTTCTTGAGTCATTTCAGTGGGATTAGCTAAATCTTAGATCCACACTAACCCTTCACAAAGCTGCCAAGATTAGTTAGAATTTATTATATTCACAGGGGAGTTTACGgttttctttccaaagggattatatctctctctatatatatatatttaggaTGGCTTCAGTTATAAAGCAGCTGGGTTAGAAGGAAAGAATGTGTGGGGgtgtgtgtataaaataaaaactcaggTCAAGAATGACGGCCACTTTAAGCTCCAAGGCAAAACAGTGATTCTGGATGGCTTTGCTGGTCTGCCTTAAAAGGTATCTGAGTGTAAGtggtctttttctttgtaagacCCCTCTCCACTGTTAATTCACAGAGAGCCAGCACCATTCAGCGTGAGCTGCCCATtcccccagctgctgctcctggcacAGGATGTCTTCGGAGCCAGCGTCTGGCATCGACTTCAGCAGGAGAGGCCTGAAGAAGCAGTGTTCGTTCAGCATCGAGAACATCCTCTCCAGCCCGGCAGAGAAAAGCCCCCAGGTCCTGGTCCCGCTGTGCCTCCAGGGGCTCTTGGACTGTGCACCCAAGGGGCGGTGCGAGCTGGAGGCAATCACAGCCAGCTCCCTGCcagacgaggaggaggaggaagagctggaaGCTGCAGGTtacaactgctgctgctgttctcgCACGAGTGCCCGTTCCCCGCAGGACTCACCGAGTTGGCTGGGTGAGTGTTGGGTTTGACTGACTGCATATGGCTTGTGCAAGGGGCACCACAGCTGGTGCCAGCACTGGGTAGAGGGGAAAACCTGGGGATTTAGTAACAATATAGTGTCTGGCCTGCCACATTGCCACGGAGGTTTTCTCAGACCTCAGCTCCGGCAAGGAGCAGCTGGGCGAGttctcagtgctgcttttaAGAACAGGCACTCCTGCAGTGCTCCTGGGTTTTAAAAACTGCAGGTGCTATTTGTTACTGGGCATTGCTGTTTTATTGTTAAACACTTAAGGACGGTGGTGCTTCTAGGAGTGGAAGTTCTCTGCAGGGCACAGGGCCCCGTGGTTGTGCTGCCAATGCACAGAGCTGTGCCTGCTTGTCTTGACAGCACTAGTCTTCGGGAACCTCACTTGGCATTTAAGGGAAGGATTTTTTGTCTgcatctaggaaaaaaaagtagcaaaaccttaaaaaatgtgtttattaagGTCCCCAAAAGCCTTAAAACCCAAAGGCTCAAAAATCCCCCATTTTATTACTGAAAGATACCTCCTCCCTTCCTACCTGGGCTGTAGGTTTCCAGTGATTTTCCGGAGTTGGTCATATTTCAACTGATAAATAAATGAGGCAAATGCAGACAGTATTTCCTCCCTGCACACTTCTCCTGAAGTGATTCCCTGAGCTCTTGCTTGCATCATGGTCATGCAGCTTTTTGCCCGCTCCAGCTGgctggctgctcctgcttcCAAGCCACTCGGGTGGATCCAGCTTGCGCTGGAACTGCCTTGAGCAGGATCTTCATTTCAGTCCTTTGTCTCCTAAGGGTGTTGACTGTAACTCTTCCTTTGCAGACGCCAGGTTCCCCTGGCCCATGCGGCTGTTTCACTCGGCAGTCAGGGCCTGTCAGAGTACCCAGGGGAGCCCGAGCGAGCTGCAGCCCTTCCACCAGATCCAGCGACGGACACGCCGGCATCGCACCATATTCACCGAGGACCAGCTCCAGGCCCTGGAAACGCTTTTCCATCAGAACCAGTACCCAGATGTCATCACCAGAGAGCACCTAGCAAACCGCATTCACTTGAAGGAGGAGAGGGTAGAGGTGAGATCCTGCCACTTGGTGAGGTGCCAGGATGAGTATTTTGCCACTCTGCTGCAAAGCATCCCAGGAGAACACTGTCCCGGGCACTGGTCTTCCTTTTTCAGGGCTGCAGCCCCAGAACCTCTTAGTTATTTGAGAAAACACAGTTTAGGTTTGGCATGTAATGGAAGAGTATAAAACAGGCCTGCTGCCTTGGTTTATTTTGGTGGCCTGGCACCATAAACTTTCTCATAGATACACTTAtatagacagacagacaggcaggcaggcaggcagacagACACCCCCACCCCATTCTGCTGACACAACTCTGCACCCAAATGtaaatcccttttttttctgtggcctGTATGACTTTGGCATTTGCCACTGGGGTCACAGCTCACTTAAATCCCTTAACATGTATCTGAGTAGGATTTCAGGAGGAGGACTGGATCTTGTATCAAGCGTGCTGTGCTGGAGACTTTATATTGGGAAACGCATGGCAGTATCCTAAAGCTGAGTGCCACACTCTAAAGTCTAGGAGTATAACTGCCTGCCCTATTCCAAGTAccaaatgaaatgcagaaattcttcctttcttgtttctcACTGTTTAGGTTTGGTTTAAAAATCGACGAGCCAAGTGGCGGCATCAGAAGAGGGCAACTGCTTCAGCTCTGATCCTTCAAGGCACTAAGAAGTCCCCTGAGGAGGCCTGTTAGTGGTGTCAGGCTGCGTCTCAGTGGATGAACACCAAGAGCATCACTTTCCCTTAGCCAGCAGGTTCTGTAGTGGGGTAgcttgaatgaaaaaaatgaagccaaagGGGACCTCCGTGATTctaagaggaggaggacaggTAAAAACAGTCTTCCTCCAAAGCTAGTCCATGTGGCAAATAAATCATAAGGCTGCTTAAGCAGaaacagctgccaaaagctAGTGCAGGGGCAGAGCTGCCTCAGTGTTGAATGTGTGTGCTTCAAGAGAAGGGGAGATTTCCTCCAGCTTCTTCGCTCTGTGCAGTAGAATTTGTGCTCGTTTTGCTACTGTAGATTTACAAAACATTCTGCAAATGAATGTTCACTCTGTGTGGCATCACGGTGGCAGGTAAAGCTGCCATGGGGGTCGATGTGGAAGCTCACTGAAAGGTGATTTGCTCCCGGAGCAAACAAACAAGGATTTCTCCCTACAGCCTGCGGGAGAACAAGTAACTCTTGCCGAGAGCCCAGTGCAGAGCAGCCGCCATCCGGCTCGCCTCCTCGGCCGGTCTGTGCCGCAGCGCGACCGGTAGCGCAGCGCCGCGTTAGTGCATTTGTGTGCGTGCCCCTGGCGCGGCCCAAGAGAAAACACATCGTGTGAAACGGCGAGGAAAATAGAGCTGTGCCCACACGCGTGTGCGCGCTGCGCAAcagccgcggcgccgcgcctcCGCCGGCGTGCCAGGCCCTGCCGCGCCGCCCTCACCCCGCTCGCGCCCGCTtctgccccgcgcgccgccgccggcgcccagctctgcctcagcCCCGCGCCtcggcggcgcctcccgcccTCTGGGGACGtcgcggggctgcgcggcgggggcggctcccgcccgcggccggctcccgcccgcggccgggccggcggccgcaGCCGCCCTCCAGGCCCGGCCCAGCCACCGCGGGGAGGCCGCGCCGTTGCCATGGGAACCGGCCGCCGGGCGCGTCTGCCGGCAGGGGGCGCGCGCGCCGTCGCGACGCTCTAGCCGCGCGCAGCGCTCTATCGCCCCCCCGACCCCGCCCACGCGGGGCGCTCCCCGGCCGCCGTTCCCGCGGCGGCGTTGCGTCACGGCGCGGTGCGTCGGCGACGGCGGCTGAGGAGGGtcgcggcggccccgccggcgctatggaggcggcggcggcggcgtctcCGGCCGCCTCGTCCCGCGCCCTGGTGCCCGCCAGACCCGAGGCCGCCGCCGTGGtggcggggcgggaggcggcgcaGGCGGCCTCGAAGCGCCCGAAGAAGATCCTGGACGAAGAGGCCTACATCGAGGTAGGCGGAGCGGCGCCCGGGCGGGCCgctcggggccgggccggccgcggcggcggcgctcccgCGGCCCCGAGCTGCCAGCCGCGGCCTCCGGGGCTCCGTGGCGCAGCCGGGGCTGGGCgagcgcgcggggccgctggGCGAGGCCCCGCTCCGGCCGAGCGAGGCGCCGCGCTTAGGGTGCTCCGTCTGCCCGCAGAGCCTGGAGAAGATAATTCAGCGGGACTTCTTCCCCGACGTGGAGAAGTTACGAGCGCAGAAGGAATATCTGGAGGCTGAAGAGAACGGCGACCTGGAGAAGATGAGACAAATCGCTATCAAGTTCGGTTCCTCTTTGGGCAAGTCGTCAAAGGACACCCCCGCACCCTGTAAGAGCTGGCTGCCTGGGGCTGTCCTCGTGTTCAAGCTAAGAGCATAGAAGCTTGCTACAAAAAAGCCCccctgtttttttaaagatattagaGTTTATGtctaatcttttatttttcccttttatcgAACTTTGTGCAGGCGGTGATTAAAGAATCGAGACTGATACTGTGTGGAGTTTAATGTATTGGATTGGGCAGTGGCCAGT
Proteins encoded:
- the GSC2 gene encoding homeobox protein goosecoid-2, translating into MSSEPASGIDFSRRGLKKQCSFSIENILSSPAEKSPQVLVPLCLQGLLDCAPKGRCELEAITASSLPDEEEEEELEAAGYNCCCCSRTSARSPQDSPSWLDARFPWPMRLFHSAVRACQSTQGSPSELQPFHQIQRRTRRHRTIFTEDQLQALETLFHQNQYPDVITREHLANRIHLKEERVEVWFKNRRAKWRHQKRATASALILQGTKKSPEEAC